The region TCGTTGTCGGAGCTGCTCTTGCCGCCGCCGGACGAGGTCGCCCAGATGGCGATGCCGCCGGCGACCGCCAGCACCGCCAGCACCGATCCGGCGGCCACGGCCTGCCGGCGGCGCCGGGCGCGCGTCCGCTCCTTTTCCCGCTGTTCCTGCATCCGCTCGCGGGCGGTTCTCTTACCCTCATGGTTCTTCTGGCTCACGCCCCTGGACAACGAAGCGGAGGGGTGCCGTCGCACCCCTCCGCACCGATGTTCGCCCTATCGAGGGACAGCCGCCGGGCCCGACTGCCCGGGGCCCGGCCGCACGGATCCGCTCAGGTCCGCTTGCGCACGCCCTCGGCCAGCTCGGCCGCCAGGCCGCGGATCCCGTCGAGACCGTCCGCCAGATCGCCGTCGGCCGCCAGCATCCGCTTGACGAACGCCGAGCCGACGATCACACCGTCCGCGAACTGCGCCACCTCGGCGGCCTGTTCGGGGTTGGAGACGCCGAGGCCGACGCAGACCGGCAGGCCGGTGGTCGCCTTGGTGCGCCGTACGAGGTCCTGCGCCTGCGCGCCCACCGACTCGCGGGTGCCCGTGACACCCATCAGCGAAGCGGCGTAGACGAAGCCGGAGCCGGCCGCCGTGATCTCGGCGAGCCGTGCGTCCTTGCTGCTGGGGGCGACGACGAAGACGGTGGCGAGGCCGTGCTTGTCGGCGTGCTCCCGCCAGGTCGCGGACTCCTGGACCGGCAGGTCGGGCAGGATGCAGCCGGCGCCGCCCGCCTCGGCCAGCTCGGCGGTGAACCGCTCGATGCCGTAGCGGTCGATCGGGTTCCAGTACGTCATGACGAGGACGGGCTTGCCGGTGGCCTCGTGGGCCTCGCGGACCGTCCGCATCACGTCCGCGATCTTCACTCCGCCGCGCAGGGCGATGTCGTCGGCGGTCTGGATGACGGGGCCGTCCAGGACCGGGTCGCTGTGCGGCAGCCCGATCTCCACGACGTCCGCGCCGCCCTCGAAGACGGCCTTGGCCGCCTCGATGCCGCCGTCGACGGTCGGGAACCCGGCCGGCAGGTAGGCGATCAGGGCCGACCGGCCCTCGGCCTTCGCGGCGGCGAGGGTGTCGCCCAACAGCTTGATGTTCCCGCTCACTTGACGTCCCCCTCGATCTCCGCGTCGGCGGTGGCGGTGTCCGCCTCGACGGCGGCGTCCGTGTCGTACAGGTCGAAGTACCGGGCGGCGGTGTCCATGTCCTTGTCGCCGCGCCCGGACAGGTTGACGACGATCAGTCCGTCCGGGCCGAGCTCCCTGCCGAGGTCCAGTGCCCCGGCCAGGGCGTGCGCGCTCTCGATGGCCGGGATGATGCCCTCGGTCTGCGAGAGCAGGCGCAGCGCCTGCATCGCGGCGTCGTCGGTGACGGCACGGTACTCACCGCGGCCGTTGTCCTTGAGGTAGGCGTGCTCGGGCCCGATGCCCGGGTAGTCGAGACCGGCCGAGATGGAGTACGGCTCGGTGATCTGGCCCTCCTCGTCCTGGAGGACATAGCTCCTGGACCCGTGCAGGATGCCCGGCTCGCCGGCGCTCAGCGTGGCGGCGTGCTCTCCGGTCTCGATGCCGTGGCCCGCGGGCTCGCAGCCGATGAGCCGTACGCCGGCGTCCGGGATGAACGCGTGGAAGAGGCCGATGGCGTTGGAGCCGCCGCCGACACAGGCGACGGCCGCGTCGGGCAGACGGCCCGCGCGCTCCAGGATCTGGCGGCGGGCCTCCACGCCGATGACGCGGTGGAAGTCGCGCACCATCGCGGGGAACGGGTGCGGTCCGGCGACGGTGCCGAAGAGGTAGTGGGTGCGGTCGACGTTGGCCACCCAGTCGCGGAAGGCCTCGTTGATGGCGTCCTTGAGGGTGCGGCTGCCGGACTTCACGGCGATGACCTCGGCGCCGAGCATCCGCATCCGGGCGACGTTGAGCGCCTGCCGCTGGGTGTCGATCTCGCCCATGTAGATGGTGCATTCGAGGCCGAACAGCGCGCAGGCGGTGGCGGTGGCCACGCCGTGCTGGCCGGCGCCGGTCTCGGCGATGACCCGGGTCTTGCCCATCCGCTTGGTGAGCAGCGCCTGGCCCAGCACGTTGTTGATCTTGTGTGAGCCGGTGTGGTTGAGGTCCTCGCGCTTGAGGAACACCCGGGCCCCGCCGGCGTGTTCGGCGAAGCGCGACACCTCGGTGAGCGCGCTGGGGCGCCCGGTGTAGTTGACCATCAGGTCGTTGAGCTCGGCGGCGAACGCGGGGTCCGCCTTGGCCTTCTCGTACTCGACGGCGACCTCGTCGACCGCGGCGACCAGCGCCTCGGGGATGAACTTGCCGCCGAAGGCACCGAAATAGCCTTCGGCGCTGGGCACGCGCCCCTCGGGGTCGGGAAGGAAGAAATCGGAGGACATCAGACGCACTCCTAGGCCGGGGCGGCTGCCCCGGAAGTCCGGTTGTGTCGGAGACATGCGGGATCGGGCAACACGGTATGGGGCGCGCGGTGCGGGTGCCGCCACCACGGAAACGGCAGGAACCGGTTCCGCGGACGGTCGGGTGCGGACCGGCGGTCGTCGGGAAGGACGCCGCCGGCCGGCGGTCAGCGGACCGCCGTGGCCCGAAGCGGCCCGGCGCCGGAACGGGGCCGACGCGTCAGCGCGCGGACCCCGGTCGCCATCGCCTGCCGTTGATCTGTCCCGGCTCGGATCCGATGTGGTACCTGACCCTGCGTCCGTGGACCCGTCGCGCGGGCGCCCGGCAGCCTCGGTGCCACGGGGGCAGCGCACAGCGCTGCGGGGCGGGGCTGCGGTGGGCGGCGCAGACGCCGCGGACCGGCGCCGGGCCCACGTGGGTGGCCGCCGCCGCGGTACGCACACCGGCCGGGCCCGGGTACGGAACCCGGACCTGGCAGCGGCTGTCTGCGGCGGTGGCGCTCATGTCGGTGTGTGCCGTCCCCGGGCGCTCAGGACCGGCCGTGCCGGATCGCCGGGTGGGAGCCCGCTGCGACCAGGTCGGCGACCGCGGTCCTGGGGTCCTTGCCGGTCACCAGCGACTCGCCGACCAGCACCGCGTCCGCGCCGTCGTTGGCGTACGCGATCAGGTCGTGCGGGCCGCGCACCCCGGACTCGGCGATCTTGACGATGTGGTCGGGGATCTCGGGGGCGACCCGGGCGAAGTTCCCGCGGTCGACCTCCAGGGTCTTCAGGTTGCGGGCGTTGACGCCGATGATCTTGGCGCCGGCGTCCACCGCGCGGGCGACCTCTTCCTCGTCGTGCACCTCGACCAGCGGCGTCAGCCCGATCGACTCGGCGCGCTCGATCAGCGAGACCAGCGCCTCCTGCTCCAGCGCGGAGACGATCAGCAGCGCGAGGTCGGCGCCGTAGGCACGGGCCTCCCACAGCTGGTAGGCGGTGACGATGAAGTCCTTGCGCAGGACGGGGATGTCGACCTTGGCGCGGACGGCCTCCAGGTCGGCCAGCGAACCGCCGAACCGGCGCTGTTCGGTCAGCACGGAGATGACCGCCGCGCCGCCCGCCTCGTAGTCGGCGGCCAGGCCGGCCGGGTCGGCGATCGCGGCGAGCGCGCCCTTGGAGGGGCTGGAGCGCTTGACCTCGCAGATCACCGTGACGCTCTCGCCCTTCAGCGCCGCGACGCCGTCCTTGGCGGGGCGCGCCTTCTGGGCCCGCTCCTTGAGCTCGTCGAGGCCGACGCGCGCCTGCCGCTCTGCGAGGTCGGCGCGGACGCCGTCGATGATCTCGTCGAGCACACTCACGCGAGCGGCCTCCTTCTTGAGCGGTGGAGGTGGACAGTGGCCTGGGGGACGAACCGTCCCGTCCGGCACTCCGATGGTATCCGCCAGGGGAGGCAGGTCTCACATCCGGTGGACTCCGGTCCCACGACCTGGACATCTCGGGGTCGCGTGGTGGGATGCGCGGCGGCGGCGCACGGCCGGCGGGTCACGGTGCCAGCCCGCTGCCGAAGGGGAGGTTGCGGACGAGCGTGAAGACCAGCAGCAGACCGCCCAGGGCCCACCAGTGGGCCGCTCGCGGCCGCGGACCCGCCGTGGGGCGTCCGCGCACCGCCCGGCCCAGCCAGCGGGCCCAGAGGACCGCACAGGCGGCGTATCCGGCCACCGCGAGGGCGTTGGCGCCGAGCGCCGCGACGAGATCGCCGTGGGCGACGGCATGGGCGCTGCGCAGGCCGCCGCAGGCCGGGCAGAGGAGACCGGTGAGGTGCAGCAGCGGGCACACCGGGTAGTGGCCGGGCTCGTTCGGGTCCACGGCGCCGAGCCAGGCGAAGGCGGCGGTGGCGGCGGCCAGGACGCCCAGGGGTGCCGCGAGACGGCGGGGCAGGCCGCCGTGGAGTCGGGCTTCGGGCCGGTGCCGTGCCGCGGGTTCGCTCACGTGCCGATTGTGCGGCCGTACGCGCAAAGGCGCAGCTTCTCGGCCGCCGTACGGAATGGGGCACGGACGGCGGGTACGGCACCACGGGTGCGTACGGGCCGGGAAGCGGCGCCTTCGAGGGGTGCCACGAGGGTGGCGCCGGGCCGCGGCGCCACACGAGCGGGAGCTCAGCCCTCCTGCGGCTGCGCCTGCGCCTGGGGACGCGGCTTGGCCGAGCGCTTGGGCTCCTGGCCCAGGCCCGCCGCACGCATCAGACCGCCGACCACGGCACCGAGGCCGATCAGCACGATGCCGGCCCAGAAGCCGGGCACGTTCGCCAGCACGATGAAGGCTCCGGAGACGCAGAAGCCGATGAACGAGATGATGACGCCGGTCCAGGCGGCGGGGGTGTGTCCGTGGCCACTGCTCGACATGAATGCTCCTCGTTGCTCTCTCGCGCCGGGGTCGGGGCGCGGTGATCCTCAGCGCCCATTGTCACCGATGCCGGGCGGGGCCTTTTTACCGGGTGGGGTCCTCACCACGGTCCAGGGACTTCCAGATCTCCTCCGGGCGGTCCAGATCGGGCGCGGCCGGAGCGCGCCGCGGGCCGCGGGCGCCGCCGGGCGTGCGCTCGTACCGGCCCGACATGGCGGGCCAGTGGCGCCCCTGGGCGAGCGCCAGCAGCCCGGCGAGCAGCAGCAGCAGACCGCCGGCGGCGGCCACCCACGGCCATCCGGTGTGCGTGACGTGATGCACATCGGCTCCGGTCAGACCGACCGCGGTGGCGGCCTTCTCCCGCAGCGCCGAGGTGTCGGAGTTGCCCAGCACCGCGGCGACGACGATGCCCACGCCGCTGAGCGCGAGCAGACCGGCGACCGCGATCCGGCCGGCCCGGCGCACCGCGAAGACGGCGACCAGCGCGGCCAGGCCGACGACGGCCAGCGCGCCGGGCACACCGGTCACATCGGCACCGGTCACGCTGCGCGGCAGCTCGCCCTGGGCCAGCACCGCGGTGCCCTCGGCCCAGGTACGGCCGGAGGCCAGCAGCGCCAGGGCGGCGCCGACCGCGCCGGCCGGCAGCGCCAGGGCGAGACTGCGCTTCGCGCGGGACGCGGGCCGGGCCTGCGGGGGCCCGGGCGCGGCCGAGGACTCGGTCTCGGCAGGGGTCTGGGGTACGGCACTCACGCGTACCACTATCGCGCACCGGCCGGCGGCGACCGGCGCGCGGGGTACCGGCCGGCTACCGGCCCAGGTGGCTGGCGGTGTTCACGGCGCGCAGCACCGCGGCCGCCTTGTTGGGCACTCGGGGCACCCCGCGACGGGGTGAACCGGGGCAGGAGCCGTTGGTGGTCCCGCCCGGTGGACCACCCTCGGCGCACTACGTCCCCAGGTGATTGGCCGTGTTCACCGCCCGCAGCACCGCGGCCGCCTTGTTGCGGCACTCGGTGTCCTCGGCCGCCGGGTCGGAGTCGGCGACCACGCCGGCGCCCGCCTGGACGTAGGCGGTGCCGTCCCGCAGCAGGGCCGTGCGGATCGCGATGGCGGTGTCGGAGTCGCCGGCGAAGTCGAGATAGCCGACACAGCCGCCGTACAGGCCGCGCCGGGTCGGCTCCAGCTCCTCGATGATCTGCAGGGCGCGGGGCTTGGGGGCGCCGGAGAGCGTGCCCGCGGGGAAGCAGGCGGTGAGCACGTCGAAGGCGCTGCGGCCCTCGGCCACCCGGCCGGTGACCGTCGAGACGATGTGCATCACATGGCTGTAGCGCTCGACGGACATGAAGTCGACGACCTCAACGCTGCCCGGCTCGCACACCCGGCCCAGGTCGTTGCGGCCCAGGTCGACCAGCATCAGGTGCTCGGCGCGCTCCTTGGGATCGGCCATCAGCTCGTCGGCGAGGGCCTGGTCCTCCTGGACCGTCGCGCCGCGCGGGCGGGTGCCGGCGATGGGGTGGACCATGGCCCGGCCGTCCTCGACCTTCACCAGCGCCTCGGGGCTGGAGCCGACGACGTCGAAGGCCGGCCGCGCACCGTCCTCGGAGCCCTCGAAGCGGAAGAGGTACATGTACGGGCTGGGGTTGGTGGCCCGCAGCACCCGGTAGACGTCCAACGCGCTGGCCGTGCAGGGGGTTTCGAAGCGCTGGGAGGGCACGACCTGGAAGGCCTCGCCGGCCCGGATGCGCTCCTTGATGTCCTCGACGGCCTCCTGGAAGGAGGGGCCGCCCCACTCGGCGGTGTACGGCGGGACCTCGGACGGCGGCAGCGCGGCCGCACTGGCGGGCGCGGGACGGGAGAGGTCGTCGGCCATGGCGTCCAGGCGGGCCACCGCGTCCGCGTAGGCCTCGTCGATCCCGGTGTCGAGGTCGTTGTGGTTGATCGCGTTGGCGATCAGCAGGACCGTGCCGTTCCAGTGGTCGAGGACGGCGAGGTCGGAGGTGAGCAGCATGGTCAGCTCGGGCAGTCCGAGGTCGTCCTCGGTCTGCTCGCCGACCTTCTCCAGACGGCGCACGATGTCGTAGCCCAGGTAGCCGACCATGCCACCGGTGAACGGCGGCAGTCCCTCGCCCTCGATGAGGTCGCGGGGGGTGTGCAGCGCCTCGACGGTGGTGCGCAGCGCTTCGAGCGGGTCGCCGCCGGTGGGCATGCCGACGGGCGGGGTGCCGAGCCAGTGCGCCTGTCCGTCGCGGGTGGTGAGGGTGGCGGCGCTGCGGACGCCGATGAAGGAGTAGCGCGACCACGTACGGCCGTTCTCGGCGGACTCCAGGAGGAAGGTGCCGGGGCGTTCGGCGGCGAGTTTGCGGTAGAGCCCGACCGGTGTGTCGCCGTCCGCGAGCAGGCGCCGGGTGACGGGGATGACCCGCCGGTCCTTGGCGAGGGTGCGGAAGCTGTCGAGGTCCGGAGTGGCGGTGCCGGTGGTTCCCGTGGTCATGGCAGCGGAGCCTACTGGTCCCGGCCGGGCCCGGTGGCCAGTACATCCGCATCGAAGCAGGTGCGGTCGCCGGTGTGGCAGGCGGCACCGACCTGGTCGACCCGGACCAGGACGGTGTCCGCGTCGCAGTCCAGCGCCACCGACTTGACGTGCTGGACGTGGCCGGAGGTGTCGCCCTTGACCCAGTACTCCTGGCGGCTGCGGGACCAGTACGTGCAGCGGCCGGTGGTGAGGGTGCGGCGCAGCGCCTCGTCGTCCATCCAGCCGAGCATCAGCACCTCGCCGGTGTCGTACTGCTGGGCGATGGCGGGGACCAGGCCGTCGGCGCCGCGCTTGAGGCGGGCGGCGATGGCGGGGTCCAGGGCGGGGGTGGTGTCCGGGGTGGAGGCGCGGCTGCTCATGGTGTCCATTGTGCCGTGCGGCATCCTGCAGATATGCATCATCAGCAGCCGCCCGTGCCACCACCGCCGCCGGACCCGGACCGCGCCGCGCGAGTGGCGGCGCGGGTGCTGGGAGCGGTGTTCCTGGCGGCGGTGGTGGTCGGCGTGGTCGTCGCGGTGGTGGTCTTCCACTCGTGAGACGGCGGCGGGGCCGGCCCCCACGGGGCCTTCGGGGACTCCGGGGTCACACCCCCAGCTTCGCCGCCCGCAGCCGCTCGATGGCCTCCTTGTCGCCGTCCAGCTCCACCTCGGCGACGTCCTGCCGGCCGAAGGCGAAAAGCGTCAGCTCGCCCGGCTCGCCGACGACCGTGACCACGGGCGTGCCGCGGTGGGCCACCGCCGTGCGCCCGTCCGGGCGCCGCAGCACCAGGCCCACCGGCGACTTGCGGCCCAGCACCCGGGCCATCCGCTCGATCCTGGACCACAGGACGTCCGCGAAGACGGGGTCCAGCTCCCGCGGACTCCAGTCCGGCCGGGCCCGCCGTACGTCCTCGGCGTGCACATAGAACTCGACGGTGTTGGACGCCTCGTCGATCTGCTTCAGGGCGAACGGCGACATCCGCGGCGGCCCGGTCCTGATCAGCCGGATCAGCTCCTCGTACGGCCGGCCGGCGAACTCCGCCTGCACCCGCTCCAGCCGTGCGGCCAGCGGCTTGACGAGGATTCCGCCGGCCGCGTCGGCGCGCCGCTCGCGCACCACCACATGTGCGGCCAGATCCCGCGCGCTCCAGTTCTCGCACAGCGTCGGCGCCTCGGGGCCGGCGCTCTCCAACAGGTCGGCGAGGAGGAGCCGTTCACGCTTCGCATGGGTCGACATGCGGCCAGCCTACGACCGGCCACCGCCGCCTGCCACGGGGCCGCGCCCGGCACCGTCCGGACTCCCCCGCCCGGCGGGGCCGTCCCCGCTTAAGGACCCGCCCGCCTCCGGGTGGTCCAGCAGGATGCGCTCCAGCTCCCGGGCGGCGCGCGGCGGGGAGACGTCGCCGCGGTGGGCGACGGACACCACGCGGTGCATACCGGGCGTCGAGAAGCGGGTGACGCGCAGGCCGGAGCGTGCGGCGACCATGCTGGGGACCACGGCGACGCCCAGCCCGGCCCGGACGAAGCCGAGGACCGCGTCCATCTCGCCGCCCTCGACGGTGAAGGTGGGCTCGAAGCCGGCCGCCCGGCACGCCGCGGTGGTGAATTCCCGCAGGTCGTAGCCGCGGCGGAACATGGCCAGCGGGCGGCCCCGCAGGTCCTCGACCCGGATGCGGGCGCGCCGGCCGACGGGGGCCGGGCGGTCGGGTGCGGAGACCACGACGAGTTCCTCGCGCAGCAGGTCGGAGGTGGTCAGGGCGGGGGCCTGGACCGGGAGCGGGGTGATGACCAGGGCCAGGTCCAGCGCGCCGTCGGCCAGCGCCCGGACGAGGTCCTGCGAGCCGTCCTCGGTCACGAGCAGCTCCACGCCCGGATAGGCGGCGTGGAAGGCCCTCAGGACGTCGGGGACGAGGCTGGCGCACAGGCTGGGCGGGGCGCCGAGGCGCAGCCGCCCGCGGCGCAGCCGGGCGACCTCCTGGACCTCGCGGCGGGCGGTCTCGGCATCGGCGAGGATGCGCCGGGCGAACGGCAGCAGCGTCTCGCCGGCGTCGGTGAGGGTGATGTGGCCGCGGGCACGGTGGAACAGCTCCGCACCCAACTCCCGCTCCAGCGAACGGATCTGCTGGGAGAGCGAGGGCTGGGCGACGTGTTCGCGCTCGGCGGCGCGGGTGAAGTGCCGGGTGTCGGCCACGGCGGCGAAGTAGCGGAGCTGCTGCAGCTGCATACCAGGAATGGTAGGCGGTGATAGGCATCGCCTATGGAGATGAGCCGGACCATGTCTTGGACTGATGACGGGGCCGGTCCCTACCGTCGGGACCCATGGCACTGGACACACGGACGGACCGACGGCCGTCCTTCGCGGGCCTCCTGTGGCGCTCGACCGTCGGCAAGAAGACCGCGATGGCCGTCAGCGGCCTCGTGATGCTGCTGTATCTGGTCGTCCATATGCTCGGCAACCTCAAGATCTTCTTCGGGGCGGCGGACTTCGACGGGTACGCCGCCTGGCTGCGCACCATCGGCGAGCCGTTCCTGCACCACGAGTGGTTCCTGTGGATCGCGCGGGTGGTGCTGGTCGCCGCGGTCGTGGTGCACGCGGTGGCCGCCTACCAGCTCAGCCGCCGGGACCTCGCCGCCCGGCCGACCGGTTACGCCCGCCCGTCGCCCGGCCACCGCCCCGGGCCGGGGCGCCCGGCGCCGCGCCTCCTGCGGCGCCGGCGCGCGAGCTATGCCGCCCGGACGATGCGCTGGGGCGGGGTCATCCTCGGTCTCTTCCTCGTCTGGCACCTGCTGGACCTGACGACGCTGACGGTGAATCCGCGCGCCGAGGCCGGCCACCCGTACGCGAACGTGGTGGCGTCCTTCTCCACCTGGTACGGCAACACCGTCTACGTCGTGGCGATGCTCGCCCTGGGCCTGCACGTCCGGCACGGCTTCTGGAGCGCCGCGCAGACGCTGGGCGCCAACCGGCCCGGCCGCGACCGGATGCTCAAGGCCCTCGCGAACGCGCTCGCCGCCGTCCTGACCGCGGGCTTCCTCGCCGTCCCCGTCTCCGTGATGACCGGAGTAGTGAGCTGACATGACTTCGACCGCCGATCCGACCCCGACCGCCGGTACGACGCCGTACGGCGGTTACGCCGACTACACGACCGGTGCGCCCGTCGCCGACGCGGCGGCCCCCGGCGGGCCGGTCGCCGAGCGCTGGGACCGCCGCCGCTTCGAGGCGAAGCTCGTCAACCCGGCCAACCGCCGCAAGCACACCGTCATCGTCGTCGGCACCGGACTCGCGGGCGGCGCGGCCGGTGCCACACTCGCCGAACAGGGCTACCACGTCGAGCAGTTCTGCTATCAGGACTCCCCGCGCCGGGCGCACTCCATCGCCGCCCAGGGCGGGATCAACGCCGCGAAGAACTACCGCAACGACGGCGACTCCGTCCACCGGCTCTTCTACGACACCGTCAAGGGCGGCGACTTCCGGGCCCGGGAGTCCAATGTGCACCGGCTCGCGCAGATCTCCGTCGAGATCATCGACCAGTGCGTGGCCCAGGGCGTGCCGTTCGCCCGCGAGTACGGCGGGCTGCTCGACACCCGCTCCTTCGGCGGGGTCCAGGTCTCCCGCACGTTCTACGCCCGCGGCCAGACGGGGCAGCAACTGCTGCTCGGCGCCTATCAGGCGCTCTCCCGGCAGATCGCGGCCGGCACGGTCCGCCTGCACGCCCGCACCGAGATGCTCGACCTGATCGTCGTCGACGGCCGGGCCCGCGGCATCGTCGCCCGCGATCTGGTCACCGGCCGCATCGACAGCCACTTCGCGGACGCGGTGGTCCTGGCGTCCGGCGGCTACGGCAACGTCTTCTACCTGTCGACGAACGCCATGAACTCCAACGCCACCGCGATCTGGCGGGCGCACCGCAGGGGCGCGTACTTCGCCAACCCCTGCTTCACCCAGATCCACCCCACCTGCATCCCGCGCACCGGCGAGCACCAGTCCAAGCTCACGCTGATGAGCGAGTCGCTGCGCAACGACGGCCGTATCTGGGTCCCGAAGGCCAAGGGCGACGTCCGCCCGCCCGGCCGCATCCCCGAGGAGGAGCGCGACTACTACCTGGAGCGCCTCTACCCCTCCTTCGGCAATCTCGTCCCCCGCGACATCGCCTCCCGCGCCGCCAAGAACGTCTGCGACGAGGGCCGCGGCGTCGGGCCGGGCGGCCAGGGCGTGTACCTCGACTTCGCCGACGCCCTCGCCCGGATGGGCAGGGCCGCGGTCGAGCAGAAGTACGGCAACCTCTTCGACATGTACGCCCGGATCACCGCAGAGGACCCGTACGAGGTGCCGATGCGGATCTATCCCGCCGTGCACTACACGATGGGCGGCCTGTGGGTCGACTACGACCTGCAGACCACCGTCCCGGGCCTGTTCGCCATCGGGGAGGCCAACTTCTCCGACCACGGCGCCAACCGCCTCGGCGCCTCCGCCCTGATGCAGGGCCTCGCCGACGGCTACTTCGTCCTCCCGTCGACCATCAACGACTACCTTGCCCGCCATCCGCTCGCCGACGACGTGGACGCCGGCCACCCGGCGGCGGCCGCGGCCATCGAGGAGACCACGGCGCGCCTGGCGCGGCTGCTGGCCGTCGACGGCGACCGCACCCCCGACTCCTTCCACCGCGAGATCGGCGCCCTGATGTGGGAGTACTGCGGGATGGCGCGCACGGACGAGGGGCTGCGCAAGGCCCTCGACCGGATCCCGCAGATCCGCGACGAGTTCTGGCGCCGCATCAAGGTGCCCGGCACCGGCGTGGGGGCACCCCCCGCGAAGCGAGGGGGAGAGTTCAACCAGTCCCTGGAGAAGGCCAACCGCATCGTC is a window of Streptomyces caniferus DNA encoding:
- a CDS encoding fumarate reductase/succinate dehydrogenase flavoprotein subunit encodes the protein MTSTADPTPTAGTTPYGGYADYTTGAPVADAAAPGGPVAERWDRRRFEAKLVNPANRRKHTVIVVGTGLAGGAAGATLAEQGYHVEQFCYQDSPRRAHSIAAQGGINAAKNYRNDGDSVHRLFYDTVKGGDFRARESNVHRLAQISVEIIDQCVAQGVPFAREYGGLLDTRSFGGVQVSRTFYARGQTGQQLLLGAYQALSRQIAAGTVRLHARTEMLDLIVVDGRARGIVARDLVTGRIDSHFADAVVLASGGYGNVFYLSTNAMNSNATAIWRAHRRGAYFANPCFTQIHPTCIPRTGEHQSKLTLMSESLRNDGRIWVPKAKGDVRPPGRIPEEERDYYLERLYPSFGNLVPRDIASRAAKNVCDEGRGVGPGGQGVYLDFADALARMGRAAVEQKYGNLFDMYARITAEDPYEVPMRIYPAVHYTMGGLWVDYDLQTTVPGLFAIGEANFSDHGANRLGASALMQGLADGYFVLPSTINDYLARHPLADDVDAGHPAAAAAIEETTARLARLLAVDGDRTPDSFHREIGALMWEYCGMARTDEGLRKALDRIPQIRDEFWRRIKVPGTGVGAPPAKRGGEFNQSLEKANRIVDYLELAELMCLDALHRAESCGGHFRVESQTPDGEAARRDDAFSYAAAWEFTGTGAAPALHKEDLVFEYVHPTQRSYA